One Triticum dicoccoides isolate Atlit2015 ecotype Zavitan chromosome 4B, WEW_v2.0, whole genome shotgun sequence genomic window carries:
- the LOC119294016 gene encoding serpin-Z2A-like: MQSVKELVLRCLWLCTEAEAKPDHALAASDGLQAFAPAASDGLKAFALGLNKRLTDDDAGRSGNLVTSPLSVYAALALVAAGAREGTLDELLRVLGAPSLDFLAGHVRALGEHALADGSRTGGPRVSLACSVWHDVTMPLRPAYRATAAESYKAVARAVNFRQKPEEAREQINAWVAAATNDLIPSILSPDALSSLTVLVLANAIYFKGMWEKPFDKELTKDDKFHCLDGIAVDAPFVRGLGWHYIACHDGFKVLQLRYVQGHSSQGQPQPPPIYSMCVFLPDARDGLWELTDKIASNPDFVRKHLPCGDVMVSDFRLPKFKVNFGMTMEGILQDMGLNEAFEPGKADLSDMAEDGTGKLALEKIIHRAIIEVNEEGTEAVAATVATVILCSSKTSDAPHVDFVADHPFGFFVIEEVSGATLFAGHVLDPTTN, encoded by the exons ATGCAATCTGTCAAGGAGCTCGTCCTCCGCTGCCTATGGCTCTGCACGGAGGCGGAAGCCAAGCCCGATCACGCCCTTGCCGCCAGCGACGGCCTGCAGGCGTTCGCCCCGGCCGCCAGCGACGGCCTGAAGGCGTTCGCTCTCGGCCTGAACAAGCGCCTCACCGACGACGACGCCGGCAGGAGCGGCAACCTGGTCACGTCGCCGCTGTCCGTCTACGCGGCGCTGGCGCTGGTGGCCGCCGGCGCTCGCGAGggcaccctcgacgagctgctccgCGTCCTTGGCGCGCCATCCCTGGACTTCCTCGCCGGCCACGTCCGCGCGCTGGGAGAGCATGCCCTCGCCGACGGGTCCCGGACGGGCGGCCCGCGCGTCAGCTTGGCCTGCAGCGTGTGGCACGACGTGACGATGCCCCTCCGCCCCGCctaccgcgccaccgccgccgagtCGTACAAGGCCGTCGCCCGCGCCGTCAACTTCCGCCAAAAG CCGGAGGAGGCAAGGGAGCAGATCAACGCATGGGTGGCGGCTGCGACGAACGACCTCATCCCCTCCATCCTCAGCCCCGACGCGCTGTCCAGCCTCACCGTCCTGGTGCTCGCTAACGCCATCTACTTCAAGGGCATGTGGGAGAAGCCGTTCGACAAGGAGCTCACCAAGGACGACAAGTTCCACTGCCTAGACGGCATCGCCGTGGACGCGCCCTTCGTGCGCGGCTTGGGCTGGCACTACATCGCCTGCCACGACGGCTTCAAGGTGCTCCAGCTCCGCTACGTGCAAGGTCACTCCTCGCAGGgccagccgcagccgccgccgatcTACTCGATGTGTGTCTTCCTCCCCGACGCACGCGACGGGCTGTGGGAGCTCACCGACAAGATCGCCAGCAACCCCGACTTTGTGCGCAAGCACCTGCCGTGTGGCGACGTCATGGTCAGCGATTTCCGGCTGCCTAAATTCAAGGTCAACTTCGGCATGACAATGGAGGGCATTCTCCAGGACATGGGCCTCAACGAGGCCTTCGAGCCGGGGAAGGCCGACTTGTCCGACATGGCGGAAGACGGCACAGGGAAGTTGGCGCTGGAGAAAATAATCCACAGGGCCATCATCGAGGTGAACGAGGAAGGCACCGAGGCCGTTGCTGCCACCGTTGCGACTGTGATATTATGTTCTTCGAAAACTAGTGATGCGCCGCATGTGGACTTCGTGGCTGACCATCCGTTTGGCTTCTTCGTCATCGAGGAGGTGTCCGGTGCTACCCTGTTCGCGGGGCACGTCCTTGACCCCACGACCAACTGA
- the LOC119291755 gene encoding serine/threonine-protein phosphatase PP-X isozyme 2-like produces MSRQITQVYDFYDECLHEYGSVNVWRCCTEIFDYLSLSALTENKIFNVHGGLSPAITAVNQALFHLEKSNQELKGDLKYMYVYTAM; encoded by the exons ATGAGCAGGCAGATTACACAA GTTTATGACTTCTATGATGAGTGTCTTCATGAATACGGCTCGGTGAATGTCTGGAGATGTTGCACAGAAATATTCGACTATTTAAG TTTGTCTGCACTTACTGAGAACAAAATCTTCAATGTCCATGGAGGCCTTTCCCCTGCTATTACGGCAGTGAATCAG GCTTTATTTCACTTGGAGAAAAGTAATCAGGAGCTCAAGGGTGACCTCAAGTACATGTACGTCTACACTGCAATGTAA